A genomic stretch from Longimicrobium sp. includes:
- a CDS encoding M1 family metallopeptidase — protein sequence MRIAAALLVGFLALPGAVQAQETARPTRADTLRGSITPQRAWWDVSFYDLDVRIDPAAQSISGRTATTYRVLQPAREMQIDLQMPLEVDSILQDGRRLSYRREGNAFFVTLQSAQRVGERKTIAVHYRGKPRAARNAPWDGGFVWGQDSTGAPWVATAVQGLGASAWWPNKDTQADEPDSQRVAITVPDPMVNVSNGRLRGTRKNGDGTTTYEWFVSKPINNYDVAVNAGNYTHFSDTYQGERGPLTLDFWPLAYHEAAARRQFAQVKPMLACFERWFGPFPWYEDGFKLVETPHLGMEHQSAIAYGNHYQNGYRGRDLSQTGEGLDWDFIIVHESGHEWFGNNITTRDIADMWVHEGFTSYSESLYVECLRGKEAGARYTVGLRKNVENDRPIVGRYGINEEGSGDMYYKGHNMLHTIRQVIGNDDKWRGILRGLNSTFRHQTVTGAQVQRYMSQQAGIDLSRVFQQYLTTTKIPVLEYRVRNGQLGYRWANVVPGFAMPVRVSVQGGAMRTLRPTERWQTLALPSRGDLRLRVDENFYVESRQAAR from the coding sequence ATGCGCATCGCAGCCGCACTGCTGGTTGGTTTTCTCGCGCTCCCCGGCGCCGTGCAGGCGCAGGAGACCGCGCGCCCCACCCGCGCCGACACCCTGCGCGGCTCCATTACCCCGCAGCGGGCGTGGTGGGACGTCTCGTTCTACGACCTGGACGTGCGCATAGACCCGGCGGCGCAGAGCATAAGTGGGCGCACGGCGACCACGTACCGCGTGCTGCAGCCCGCCAGGGAGATGCAGATCGACCTGCAGATGCCGCTGGAGGTGGACAGCATTCTGCAGGACGGGCGCAGGCTGTCGTACCGCCGCGAGGGGAACGCCTTCTTCGTGACGCTCCAGTCGGCGCAGCGGGTGGGGGAGCGGAAGACGATCGCCGTGCACTACCGCGGGAAGCCGCGCGCCGCCCGCAACGCGCCGTGGGACGGCGGATTCGTGTGGGGGCAGGACAGCACGGGCGCGCCCTGGGTGGCGACGGCGGTGCAGGGGCTGGGCGCCAGCGCGTGGTGGCCCAACAAGGACACGCAGGCCGACGAGCCGGACAGCCAGCGCGTCGCCATCACCGTGCCCGATCCGATGGTGAACGTCTCCAACGGCCGCCTGCGCGGCACCCGCAAGAACGGCGACGGAACCACGACGTACGAGTGGTTCGTATCGAAGCCGATCAACAATTACGACGTGGCGGTCAACGCGGGGAACTACACGCACTTCAGCGACACGTACCAGGGGGAGCGGGGACCGCTGACGCTGGACTTCTGGCCGCTGGCGTACCACGAGGCCGCCGCGCGTCGCCAGTTCGCGCAGGTGAAGCCGATGCTCGCCTGCTTCGAGCGATGGTTCGGCCCGTTCCCCTGGTATGAGGACGGCTTCAAGCTGGTGGAGACGCCGCACCTGGGGATGGAGCACCAGAGCGCGATCGCGTACGGCAACCACTACCAGAACGGCTACCGCGGCCGCGACCTGTCGCAGACGGGGGAGGGGCTGGACTGGGACTTCATCATCGTGCACGAGAGCGGGCACGAGTGGTTCGGCAACAACATCACCACCCGCGACATCGCGGACATGTGGGTGCACGAGGGGTTCACGAGCTATTCGGAATCGCTCTACGTGGAGTGCCTGCGCGGCAAGGAGGCGGGCGCCCGCTACACCGTGGGGCTGCGCAAGAACGTCGAGAACGACCGTCCCATCGTCGGCCGCTACGGCATCAACGAGGAAGGGTCGGGCGACATGTACTACAAGGGCCACAACATGCTCCACACCATCCGTCAGGTGATCGGGAATGACGACAAGTGGCGCGGCATCCTTCGCGGCCTGAACTCCACCTTTCGCCACCAGACCGTCACCGGCGCGCAGGTGCAGCGCTACATGAGCCAGCAGGCCGGCATCGACCTGTCGCGCGTCTTCCAGCAGTACCTGACCACCACCAAGATTCCCGTGCTGGAGTACCGGGTGCGCAACGGACAGCTCGGCTACCGCTGGGCCAACGTCGTGCCCGGCTTCGCGATGCCGGTGCGCGTGTCGGTGCAGGGAGGGGCGATGCGGACGCTGCGCCCCACGGAGCGCTGGCAGACGCTCGCTCTCCCCTCGCGCGGCGACTTGCGGCTGCGGGTGGACGAGAATTTCTACGTGGAGTCGCGCCAGGCGGCCCGGTAG
- a CDS encoding restriction endonuclease, which produces MGIIEENGSSSARLWRRHPLPSTDGAQINLQFDGGIHEALVRTTQVRLVSATRPLLQRLTNDFAEVYKLTPEQFEEFIAERFDAMGFHVERVGAYNKKDGGIDLIFLPKAQTLFPFVGAAQIKHHRSPLKYLGPRPIREFSAVLGANPFDVGVLVTNTTFTPDAEWFARNKAPLLRLRNGYDLRRWVASHFTDAEEWREIPTSIELCPGVVVPIPRPFDRRFHSPRLT; this is translated from the coding sequence GTGGGAATCATCGAGGAGAATGGCTCCAGTTCTGCCAGATTGTGGCGGCGTCATCCGCTGCCGTCCACCGACGGGGCGCAAATCAATCTGCAGTTTGACGGAGGGATCCACGAAGCTCTCGTACGGACTACTCAAGTCCGGTTGGTTTCCGCAACACGCCCGCTACTGCAGCGCCTTACCAATGACTTCGCCGAAGTTTATAAGCTAACCCCCGAGCAATTTGAAGAATTCATCGCTGAACGTTTCGATGCTATGGGATTTCACGTCGAAAGGGTTGGTGCATATAACAAGAAAGATGGTGGCATCGATCTCATTTTCCTTCCTAAGGCTCAGACTCTTTTTCCATTTGTCGGTGCTGCTCAGATCAAGCACCATCGCTCGCCCCTGAAGTATCTGGGGCCGAGGCCGATCCGGGAGTTCTCGGCTGTACTGGGTGCCAATCCCTTCGACGTTGGAGTTCTAGTCACGAATACCACGTTTACGCCGGATGCGGAGTGGTTCGCGAGAAACAAGGCGCCTCTCCTCAGGTTGCGCAACGGCTATGATCTGCGGCGATGGGTGGCATCCCACTTCACGGACGCAGAGGAGTGGCGCGAGATCCCAACGAGCATAGAACTCTGCCCCGGAGTTGTCGTGCCGATTCCGAGGCCATTCGATCGCAGGTTCCATTCGCCCCGTTTAACGTAG